The following coding sequences lie in one Streptomyces albofaciens JCM 4342 genomic window:
- a CDS encoding 5-formyltetrahydrofolate cyclo-ligase has product MSGYDGTKYGLRRALLDVRAQLPPDEVRATEAVLARRALALPELARARTVAAYVSVGREPSTRALLDRLRAAGTRVLLPVLMPDNDLDWAPYEDADGLVRAGRGLLEPAGPRLGPQGVTEADAVLLPGLAVDRRGLRLGRGGGSYDRVLERLEAADAWPTRVVLLYDAEVLPEVPAEVHDRPVDVAVTPGGVHRFAR; this is encoded by the coding sequence ATGAGCGGTTACGACGGTACGAAGTACGGGTTGCGGCGCGCCCTCCTGGACGTGAGGGCGCAGTTGCCGCCGGATGAAGTCCGGGCGACGGAAGCGGTCCTGGCGCGTCGCGCGCTGGCGCTCCCGGAGCTGGCGCGGGCGCGCACGGTCGCCGCGTACGTGTCGGTGGGGCGCGAGCCGTCCACGCGCGCGCTGTTGGACCGGCTGCGCGCCGCCGGGACGCGGGTGCTGCTGCCCGTACTGATGCCGGACAACGACCTGGACTGGGCCCCGTACGAGGACGCCGACGGCCTCGTACGCGCCGGACGCGGGCTGCTGGAGCCGGCCGGGCCCCGGCTGGGCCCGCAGGGTGTCACCGAAGCCGACGCGGTGCTGCTGCCGGGACTGGCGGTGGACCGGCGCGGGCTGCGGCTGGGCCGTGGCGGCGGTTCGTACGACCGGGTTCTGGAGCGTCTGGAGGCGGCGGATGCGTGGCCCACGCGGGTGGTGCTGCTGTACGACGCGGAGGTGCTGCCGGAGGTGCCGGCCGAGGTGCACGACCGGCCGGTGGACGTGGCGGTGACGCCGGGGGGTGTGCACCGGTTCGCCAGGTAG